CAAACGCCCTCATGTCCATGAAGAATATTGTCGGTTCAGAGTCGGGAAACTTGTCTTTCACCAGATTCGCCTCTTTTATCGCATACATACAACACGCTGAGGAGCAGTATGGTCTTTTCTCATCTCTTGAGCCGACACATTGGAAAAAAGCAACCTTCTTTGGAATCTTCTCCAGCTCTTTCGGTGAAGTGCCGCTGAGCATTCTCTCAAACTCGGTGCTTGTCACGACGTTGGGATATCTGCTATGGCCAAATTCGTCTAGTTCATCAGCAGCAAAGGTCTTAAACCCGGGGTCTGCAACAATAGCCCCTACTGAGAGGACCAGAGTCTCTTCTTTTGCATCCAGATTTATCGCGTCGGTCGGACAAACTTCAACACACTTTCCGCACTTATCGCAGGCATCTACATCTATGCAATAGTTATTGGGAACGGCATTGGGATGGGAGAGGTATATGGCCTTTCTCTTTATGAGACCTTCGTTGAAATCATCCTCAGCCTCTATTGGACAAATCTCTATACACTTGTTGCACCCCACACACTTTGATTTATCAACCATCCGGGGTCTCCGTACCACTGTCACCTCAAAGGCCCCGGCTTCGCCATCCACCTTCGCGAGTTCAGAAGATGTGAGTATTTCAATATTGGGGTGAATAAGAGTTCTTCTTAAACAGAACTCACCCGCTCCCCTCGTATAGAAGGGCGGGAGTAACTTGCAGAGGGAGCAGTCGTCTGTTGGGAACCACTTGTCGAGTTGAGATGCCGTGCCCCCAACCTTGGGACTCCTGTCTAGCAGATAGACTTTGCGCCCGGACTCGGCAATGTCCAGGGCTGCTCTCATGCCGCCGACGCCCGCGCCGATGACGAGTGCTGCAGGTTCAGGCGTTCCTTTCTTCTTCGATTTTCTCTTTTTGGATTTTTTCTTCTTGCTGGTCTTCCGCTCTGCCATCTTCCCCCCTAGAAGTCCTCGGTCGCAACATGAACCATGTCCAAAACCTGTTTTCTGGTGAAGTTCCTATGCTGTATCGCACCTGACGGACAGGTTGCCGCACACCCACCGCAGCCTTCGCAGAGGACCTCATTCACCACGGCCACATTTCTCTTGGGGTCCAGCTGAATCGCGTCATAGGCGCACGCATTTACACAGTATCCACATCCTGCGCAGAGTTCTTCATCCACCTCTGAGACTGTTGGATCGTGCTCCAGCTCGTCACTTGAGAAAAGGGAAATAACCTTCGCAGCAGCCCCGGAAGCCTGAGCAACCGTCTCCGGTATGTCCCTTGGCGCCTGGGCGGTGCCTGCCAGATAGATCCCCGTGGTCAAACTCTCAACAGGTCTCAGCTTCGGGTGAGCTTCTGAAAGAAATCCATGCTCATCTGTACTGATCTTCAGCTTCTTAGCAACTTCGCCGGCACCTACAGATGGCAAGATGGCTGTGGCCAGAACCACCATGTCGGCATATATCTCTATTTTCTTTCCGGTCAGGGTATCGGCGCCCCAGACCACAACTCGCCCATCTTCTTGGAATATCTTGGAAACCTTTCCTCTGAAATAAAGGACCCCGTCCTCGTCCGTGGCTCTCTGAACGAACTCTTCATATCCTTTTCCGCCTGAGCGGATGTCTATGTAGAAGATGTATGGCTGCCCATCGTGGACTCTGTGTTTGTAGAGCATTGCATGTTTGACAGTGTACATGCAGCATATCTTTGAACAGTACGGCTGGTACCTTTCAGGCTCCCTTGAACCCGCGCACTGAACAAAAACAACCTCTTTCGGCACTTTGCCGTCCGATGGTCTCTTCACCTCTCCTCCCGTTGGTCCGGAGGCTGAAAGCAATCTCTCGAACTGGAGGCCAGTTATGACATCCGGGCAAGAGTCGTAATTGTACTCCTCGATAACCTCCTTGTTCATCACGTCGTAACCGGTGGCCACCACAATTGCGCCCACATCTTCCTCAACGATGGTGTCTTCCTCATCATAGACAATCGCCTTGGGCTGGCATACGGTTTCACATACTTTGCAGTTTCCCGTTTTGAAATACATGCAATTCTCTCTGTCTATGACTGGCGTGTTGGGGACCGCTTGGGGGAATGGAATGTAGATACATGGCCTCGTTTCAAGGCCTTCATTGAATTCAGAGAGTAGCGGGTTCACCGTTCTCTCTGAAATCTCCTCAACAGTGATCGCCCCGGTGGGACATGAATAGGCACATGCTCCGCAGGTCGTGCACACTTCCGAAAACTCCTTGTACGGTGGGGTAACCTCCATTTTTGCTCCACGGTTGGCAAAGCCAATGGCACCCACCCTCATCACCTCGTTGCATACCCTTACACACAAACCGCATAGCACGCACTTCTCTTCTTCATCCTTTGTTTTGAATCTCGGGGCCTCAATACCCACCTTCTTCGCCAAATCCTGTATCACCTCAGAGCCGGGCGCCCTGGCCAATAGTAACTCCACAGTCACCTTACGAGCGTTCATGGCTTTCTCTGAATCAGTTTTCACTTCCATGCCTTCTGCTACCATCTGGCCGCATGACGCAACCAGCTTGGATCGACCATTTTGAATCACCTCTACCAGACAAACCCGACAAGCCTGATAGGGCTCGAGAGCAGGATGATAGCAGAGGGTCGGTATCTCAATACCCAGTTCCTTCGCGGCCTTCAAGATGGTCGTTCCTTCTTCGACTTCGACCTTCTGACCGTCAATGGTTAGATTTACCATGCTTACTCTCTTCTAGAAATTTCTTGGCATCTTCTGTTCCCAGATCACACCGGAGACAGCGTCTTGCTTCCTTTATTGCGATCTCCTCAGTGAATCCAAGGGTCACTTCTTTGAAATTCTTCATTCTCTCCTCGGCAGATAGAGCAGGCATTTCAGGACGTTGGGCCTGTTCTATCTCTTCGTCAGTCAGCTTAACCGATTCAACATACATTGATGGTCTGGTCACTTCATACTCTCGGGCCAGACTTTGTCCTCTTAGAAACTTATTTATTGATTCAGCAGCCGTTTTTCCTGCGCTAATAGCCTCCACAACCGTGCCAGGCCCGGTCACCACATCTCCACCAGCAAAGACCCCCGCTCGACTTGTCGTCAGTGTTTCTTCATCGACCACGACGGTATCCCACTTCGAGGTCTTGAGTTGGTCTTTCTCTGTCATGAAGGAAATATCCGGTCGTTCGCTGATGGCGGGTATCAAAGTATCTAACTCAACCGTAAACTCTGAACCTTTAATCGGAACAGGTCTTCTTCTTCCACTCTTATCTATGTCTCCCAACTTCATCCTGATACACTCAATCCCTGTCACTTTGCCGTCTTTTGTCAGTACTTTGACAGGAGCGGCAAGGAACTGTATGTCTATCCCTTCTTCAATTCCCTCATCAACCTCTTCCTTGAAAGCAGGCATCTCTGCTCTCGTCCTTCTGTAGACAATAGTAACCTTTTCACAGTCTGGCAAACGGTTAGCAACTCTGGCTGCGTCCACCGCAGCATTTCCGCCGCCAATTATGCCCACCTTCTTTCCTATCTTGACTTCCTTGCCCAGATTAACAG
This genomic interval from candidate division TA06 bacterium contains the following:
- a CDS encoding 4Fe-4S dicluster domain-containing protein, giving the protein MVNLTIDGQKVEVEEGTTILKAAKELGIEIPTLCYHPALEPYQACRVCLVEVIQNGRSKLVASCGQMVAEGMEVKTDSEKAMNARKVTVELLLARAPGSEVIQDLAKKVGIEAPRFKTKDEEEKCVLCGLCVRVCNEVMRVGAIGFANRGAKMEVTPPYKEFSEVCTTCGACAYSCPTGAITVEEISERTVNPLLSEFNEGLETRPCIYIPFPQAVPNTPVIDRENCMYFKTGNCKVCETVCQPKAIVYDEEDTIVEEDVGAIVVATGYDVMNKEVIEEYNYDSCPDVITGLQFERLLSASGPTGGEVKRPSDGKVPKEVVFVQCAGSREPERYQPYCSKICCMYTVKHAMLYKHRVHDGQPYIFYIDIRSGGKGYEEFVQRATDEDGVLYFRGKVSKIFQEDGRVVVWGADTLTGKKIEIYADMVVLATAILPSVGAGEVAKKLKISTDEHGFLSEAHPKLRPVESLTTGIYLAGTAQAPRDIPETVAQASGAAAKVISLFSSDELEHDPTVSEVDEELCAGCGYCVNACAYDAIQLDPKRNVAVVNEVLCEGCGGCAATCPSGAIQHRNFTRKQVLDMVHVATEDF